The genomic DNA acacagcctgcACACAAACTGGGCAGAACTTGTGTTTGTCTCTTGTGCTCTGTCAGGCTTCCAATCTGCAGGCTGACGGATGGGGAAGCAAGCTGTGGAGGAACATTTAAGCTAGAAGGGTTAGCAGGGGCAACACTGGGCAGAGGGATCACATGCCAGGCTAAGGAGCCCTTTACAGTACAGGCTCTGAAGGTTTAAGAGCTGGGAGCTGCCCTGACCAGAGCTGTTCACTATGATCAGCCTGGCAGAGCAGGGGGGACAAGATGGGTGAGAGGCAGGAAACAGGGGGACTACTCATCTGTTGTCTGACCaagatttactgagcacctaataTGCTCCCCTCTCTGTTCCAGGTCCTGGAGTACCAGTAGTGAATACCACAAAGATGCCTGCCCTCAGACAGCCTGCTTTCTAGTGGAGGGAGAACAGAGAACAaactaaataagcaaaatatacaGTAGGTCAGAAGGTGGTAAGTATTACTGGAAAAAAAGTAGAGCAAGGTGAGTGGCTTGTTTGTACTGGAGGCTGCAGTACTTCAATAGGGTGCTTAAGAGGAGGCAGACAGAGGGAACAACTGGGACAAAAATGAGAGGCAGGAGTGTGGCTGGCACATGAGGTTCAACGACAAAGCCAGTACTGTGGGGTTGGAGTGAGCCTGAGGAGAGAAGAAGAGTTATAAGAGGGAACATGTCGTGCCAGCTTTGCAGAGCATGGTGAGAACTCTGGCTcggactacttgggaggctgatgatgACCCAAAAGTTATGAATCCGTTCACTGCTGAAGAAGGAAGAGGGCAAAGGGCAGAGGCTCCATTTAAAAGGTTCTAATAAGCCTCGGGCCTTTCTCTGCCTGAGAAACTTActctctgccctctgcctctcTAGATTACTGCCCCAATGCCTGGAGGAAAGGCAGGTGAAGGCTGAAAGCCACGGGAATAGCGAAAGAGGGCAAATTGGACCTCCAGCTCTCCTTCTGCAGGTCTATCTCAGTCCACAGCCCTTGCACACGCCCCCTTTTAATCCTCCAAGCATACCAGTAACTTCCCAAACTCCTGTGACTTTGTATATGAGGGCGTCTCGGCCTGGAATGCTCCTCCTTATCTGCCTTGAGTGGGTGTCAAAAAGAGTATATTGTGATGACCTCTCCTGGCCCCTCATGCTCGCTTACATCCCCCTCACTCCTTTCAAAGTCCATTCCCAAAGCCCTCAGTTTACCGTCCTGGGCTGCTTTTAGCCACGTGAGACCTAAAGTGATCCCCTCTTGGAATCTGATCTGGGGCCTATACCTCTGGGGCAGTCTAGAGGTGCTCTCGAAGGGCCACCCTCAAAGAGCAAGCCTCAGCTGGATTCAGTTCCTAGGTCTCAGCAGTCCAACCTCTGCAACGACGCTCAGCACACACCTtcccttctctgggtctcagctgCCCTGTGAGTACAGCCCCTGCTCCAACACGCAAGGTCAGCAGTCTGTGGGGGTCTGATGCACTCGGTCCCTAACTCAGCCTGAGGTCAGCCCAGAAAGCACCCGACCCGGGCGCCCCGCAGCTCCTCACTCTCCCGCCCTGCCCAGGTGCTGACACAATGTGAACTCCAAGGGCAAGACCACGACTCTTACCCGTCCGTAAGCGCCCCCCTGGCTGGCCTCAGCTTGCAAGCAGGCTGCACCCTCTGAACTCGAGCCCCAGACCGCCACTCTTAACTACTCTCCCGCGTGAGACGAGAATCAGCCGAGCTTCCTCCAGCAAGACGATTGGCCCAGCTCAGCGGCGGCTCAGCCAATTGGCGCTCGCGACGTGATCTTGCCCAATAATGACTGGCCTGTGTAGCCAGCGTGCCCCGCCCCGCGCTGGTCCAGGGCTTTGCCAGGTTAATTCCACCCACTTCGGCCCTGAACCAATGGAGAGCGGCGACGGTGAGAGGACGACCAATGGAGAGCGGGGCTGCGCGCAGGGGGCGGTGGGAACGGCGCCGAGTCAGTGTATACGGCGGTTGCCTAACAACCGGCAGCGGAGTCCTTTGGCTATGGTGAGTGTTGGCCGCTCCGTCGCGCCCCACGCCCAGAGGTTGAGCCCTTCCCAAGCCCCTGGTGGCCCACGCCGCCTCTCCTGCGCCTTTCTCGGCTTTGGCGTATCAGTCCTTCCTTTGAGCTCTTTCCCGGAAGGGTAGGGTACAGACGCTAACCAACCTACTGGGCCTGCGCTTTGCTGCTGCCTCCCCTTCACCCACAACAGGCCCACACCCGCCCCTCGGGCTCTCCTGGCCTTCCCTGGTCCCGTCGGTGACCCTCCCTGGGCAAAAAAGACTCGAATCCCTCACAGACGCCTGACTCTCTCAGACCTTGGCCTCCTGGccgcctcattctcccaaagtttccccacagagctgggagaaggtgtattgttttctttgaaaatgttttctacaaTATAAATAGAGGGGCATTAAGGGGGTGCTTTAGCTTCTTGGAGAAGGCACGAAGGTGCCAGATGGATTAAGTTTTATTATTAGATAAAACTTATCTAATATAAGTTTTGACGTATATATTGACACAATATACGTCTTAACAACTTACTGATATTTGGCCAAATCTAGAAGTAATTGGGAAGTCAGAGTACTTACTGGGAAGTGGAGTACTGGAAGGGGGCATTTTAAGGCTGTTTCCAAAACCAGGATCCCCACATTTGGGAAGAGCTGATTATCTCTAGTTATTCACAGTCAGTTTCTTGACTAGCTCTCTTTTGGGATGATTTTCAATAAGAGGTATCCTTACTGAACAAATGATCTCCCTGCGTCTAGAAACAATAGTAAAGAAAAGGGAGGAATAGAAGTTCATGGAAAGCTTGATTGTTCTTGCCAGTAAACCCTGTCATCTTTCTTGTTAAGCAAAACTTTGGAATTGGttataaatgactttaaaaatacatataggtGTCGGTAACTATGTTATGTAAATATGGactgtattatatattattgttCTTATGTATTTGCATAACATATAAAGGCCTCCAACTTTAAGAAGGCAAACATGGCATCAAGTGCTCAGCGAAAAAGAATGAGTCCTAAGCCTGAGCTTACAGAAGAGCAGAAGCAGGAGATCCGGGAAGCATTTGATCTTTTCGATGCGGATGGAACTGGCAGCATAGATGTTAAGGAACTTAAGGCAAGCTCTATGCATTCCTGCCGTTTGCTctgcctttcctctccctcttccttgtcATCTCCTTATCACCTCTCTACCCCTTTTGCCCTCTTCTCCCTGCAGTAAGTAACAGGGGAGGTTGTACTGTGCTCTGTTTTCCTGTCTTTACTTACCTTGAGTATTATCAAATTGATTGCAGATATCAATTAGATCAGTGTTATAGTGTTCCTCAATCATATTAACATGATCACATCAGATGTGGGCTTAATGCTCTCAACACTGTTATTTTTGCTTCTGCTTGTTTAGATGTGTATATTGAGAcaatattgttttcattatagGTGGCAATGAGGGCCCTGGGCTTTGAAcccaagaaagaagaaattaagaaaatgataagTGAAATTGATAAGGAAGGGACAGGAAAAATGAACTTTGGTGACTTTTTAACTGTGATGACCCAGAAAATGGTAAGTAGTTAAGACAATTAGTGTGGTACAGAGCCCCAGTCATCTGCAGAGGCCCATGGCATTTGCCTGTTAAAACAGTCATGTGACCACACAGCAGTCCAGGTAGCAGCTGCATCAGGAGGCCTGCCCTCCCGTCATGTTACTTTGGGCTCCCAATACAAGCCCTTGTGCTTCTCTCTCAAGACTTCCAAGCAGACACCTCTTCCTGCAGAATACCAAACCAGTTAAGAATTAGATGTGGGATAGGGATAGATACAGGGATAGGGAGCAAATGTCACCTTGGATGGAGTGTCTGGCTTGCCTGGTGTTTCTCTGAGGTCAAAATGGGCTTCCTGACACTGGCTGCAAGTCTAGACTCGAGTTATTGTTAAAAAGGAGAGGGTGACCTGACTGGGCAGTGGCAGGGCTACGGGACACAAGTAACCATGGTGTCTCCTTACTCATGTGTTTTATGTTCTCCTTGTTAAGTCTGAGAAAGATACCAAAGAAGAAATCCTGAAAGCTTTCAAGCTTTTTGATGATGATGAAACTGGGAAGATTTCATTCAAAAATCTGAAGCGCGTGGCCAAGGAGCTGGGTGAGAACTTGACTGACGAGGAGCTGCAGGTTTGTAACACGCCACACTTGAACTTCGGATTCCCAACTTTTAGCCATCTGTGacttttctgttacatttttcCTGGTGTGAGCGTCTCTTGCAAGGAAAGCCAGTGGACTCTTGTCCCTTTGCAGACAGCTGAATTCTCCTTTAATAGTCAGACAAACCTATGAACCCTGCTTCTAGAAAAATGCACATATGCACAATTTTACTTACTATTTTGGGTTCCAGGAATCCCTCTAGTCAAGGTAGTCTTCAAGCTCCCTCCCAGGTGATATGTTTGACAAAGTATGACTTggttttcaaataacttttcagGAACCAGGCTATTATCAGGAGTAGCATACTGGCATTGGGTGGACTACAATGATTTTTTCACATAGCATTATTAAAAGTCCAttgcggccgggcgtggtggctcacgcctataatcccatcactttgggaggccgaggcgggcggatcatgaggtcaagagatcgagaccatcctggccaacatggtgaaaccccgtctctactaaaaatacaaaaatttgctgggcatggtggcgcacgcctgtagttccagctactcaggaggctgaggcaggagaattgcttgaacctgggaggcggaggttgcagtgagccgagatcgtgccactgcactccagcctgccacctggcaacggagcgagactctgtctcaaaaaaagaaaagaaagtctattgcttgccaggtacagtggctcatgcctgtaatcccagtactttggaaggctgaggcaggagcatcacttgaggccaggaatttggcACTAGTGTGGGCAgcatagagaccctgtctctaaaaaaaagtctATTCCTTAATCACCTTTTTTGCATTAGTTTACAAATTAACCTAACCTGAATATTTACTATCATATAGGAAATGATTGATGAAGCTGATCGAGATGGAGATGGAGAGGTCAGTGAGCAAGAGTTCCTGCGCATCATGAAAAAGACCAGCCTTTATTAAGATCAGTGTCTTCTTTTCTACTGCAAGCACATGTAACTAGATTTAGTGCCTGCCATTGTGTGAAATCTGGCTTTTGAGGACACAAATGTTTCCCTCACTGACCTCCCTGTATCACTTTAATAATGACCTTGAACCTATTTTAGCCTTTTGGAAGTGTTCTTTTATATTACGGTTCTTTGTAAAATGACCtgctaattactctgattctcaaaagcaaaacaagagcACATTAGCTCGAAGAAAAGGATCTTAAAGCTTTGAGCACCTGCCATTTTGCCTTGCattgtttcactcttgtcacgCATTGTCACATATCCACAAACGCAGAACGACTTCTTAGACAAGCACATGTTGTACCTGTGCCACCACAAGCAGCAGTCGTTTTTCAGTGGTTCCAGTTTTTATTTGACACTTGAGTGCACTTTTCTCTTTATATGACCCAGTGAACTCTCGCACTGGCATTTGGATGTGTGTTAATGCTATctgttttatcttaaaaataaaacctttctcAGTTTGACCTTGTGTTCTCTAAGGATGAGTTTTTTAGCTTTGTCTATGAGTTCATCTTCTCAACTACTGTGTTGAAGGCAGCCTGTTATATACAAAACTCCTTACCAGCCTATGGACAGAAAATGAATAATCCTTTGCTACTCTCCTGGCATGAATTGCTTTTTGCCTTGGGAACC from Saimiri boliviensis isolate mSaiBol1 chromosome X, mSaiBol1.pri, whole genome shotgun sequence includes the following:
- the CETN2 gene encoding centrin-2 — encoded protein: MASNFKKANMASSAQRKRMSPKPELTEEQKQEIREAFDLFDADGTGSIDVKELKVAMRALGFEPKKEEIKKMISEIDKEGTGKMNFGDFLTVMTQKMSEKDTKEEILKAFKLFDDDETGKISFKNLKRVAKELGENLTDEELQEMIDEADRDGDGEVSEQEFLRIMKKTSLY